Proteins from a genomic interval of Terriglobales bacterium:
- a CDS encoding sulfite exporter TauE/SafE family protein gives MTALLFTIIVWATGMLAGFLGALTGLGGGVVLVPALALLFHVDIKYAIGASLVCVIATSSGAAAAYVKEGYSNIRIGMLLEIATTLGAILGAFLATRVSTHAIAIVFGLVLLHAAYQSLFGKKQDTSALVQSDSLAAKLKLAGDYPVGEQRQAYGVRNVPAGFSLMFGAGALSGLLGIGSGAVKVIAMDRAMRIPFKVSTTTSNFMIGVTAAASAGVYLGRGYIDPRLSMPVVLGVLAGAFLGSKVLVKAPVRALRVTFGVIIFLLAIEMIFNGATGKV, from the coding sequence ATGACAGCCCTGCTCTTCACGATTATTGTGTGGGCCACCGGCATGCTCGCCGGTTTTCTTGGCGCACTCACTGGACTGGGCGGCGGAGTCGTCCTGGTTCCTGCCCTCGCTCTGCTATTTCATGTTGATATCAAGTACGCCATCGGCGCTTCGCTGGTATGCGTAATCGCAACTTCTTCCGGGGCAGCGGCTGCGTATGTCAAAGAGGGCTACTCCAATATTCGCATCGGAATGCTGCTGGAAATCGCAACCACTCTCGGCGCAATCCTCGGTGCGTTTTTAGCTACGCGTGTCAGCACACATGCAATTGCAATCGTCTTTGGCTTAGTGCTTCTGCATGCGGCTTACCAGTCTCTTTTCGGGAAAAAGCAGGATACCTCTGCGCTCGTTCAGTCCGATTCTCTGGCGGCCAAACTAAAGCTGGCAGGAGATTATCCCGTGGGCGAGCAGCGACAGGCTTACGGGGTGCGCAATGTTCCCGCCGGCTTCAGTCTGATGTTTGGCGCGGGCGCGCTTTCGGGACTGCTTGGCATCGGTTCCGGCGCAGTAAAAGTCATTGCCATGGATCGAGCCATGCGCATTCCATTCAAAGTTTCCACCACAACAAGTAATTTCATGATCGGCGTCACGGCGGCGGCAAGTGCGGGCGTTTATCTGGGACGCGGTTACATCGATCCTCGGCTTTCGATGCCGGTCGTTCTTGGAGTACTTGCCGGAGCATTCCTTGGAAGCAAGGTGTTGGTGAAGGCTCCGGTTCGAGCGTTGCGCGTGACCTTTGGCGTGATCATTTTTCTGTTGGCGATCGAAATGATTTTCAACGGAGCTACAGGGAAGGTTTAG
- a CDS encoding DUF1634 domain-containing protein: MTDERLEIFIGNLLRLGVLVSAVVVAIGGALYLAQHGHEIVNYQTFRSELPELRNLPGICISAFHLRSDGIMQLGLVLLIATPVARVALAVIGFYLERDRLYVMVSLIVLAILAYSMMHAA; the protein is encoded by the coding sequence ATGACCGATGAGCGGCTGGAGATATTCATTGGCAATCTGCTGCGACTTGGCGTGCTGGTTTCAGCGGTCGTGGTTGCGATTGGGGGAGCACTCTACCTGGCGCAGCACGGCCATGAGATCGTGAACTATCAGACTTTCCGCAGTGAACTTCCCGAACTGCGAAACCTGCCGGGAATCTGCATCTCCGCCTTTCACCTGCGAAGCGATGGGATTATGCAGCTCGGCCTGGTGCTGTTGATTGCCACGCCAGTCGCCCGCGTCGCTCTCGCCGTGATCGGCTTTTATCTCGAACGCGATCGGCTTTACGTCATGGTGAGCCTGATTGTGCTTGCGATTCTGGCCTATAGCATGATGCATGCCGCGTAA